CCGGGATCGTCCCCTCGAACCCGGCGTAGTCGAGAGGATGGTCCTCCACCCGGATGGCGAGCCGCTTCACCTTCGGGTCCGGGCTCGGTCCCTTGGGAACCGCCCAGGACGCGAGCGCGCCGTCGACTTCCAACCGGAAATCCCAATGCAGGGTGGAGGCCCGGTGCTGCTGCACCACGAAGATCGGGGCCGAAGCCTTCATCGCTCCTCCCCTCCTCCCGCGGCGGCCAGGCCCTCGACCAGGGCCCGGACGATGACTTTCTGGCCCTCCGGGGAAGGATGGACGCCGTCGTCCTGAAAAAGCCCGGGGTCGGGCGGGTCGCCGAAACCGGGCCGGACGTCGACCACCGTCTCCGGGAGCCGGCGGACCAGGTCCGCCACCGCCGCCACGTCCCGGTTCCGCCAGTGGATCTCCAGGGGACCGAGCGCCCAGTGGACGCCGGGAAGGTCCTCGATCACCGGGGGCGGCGTCAGCCAGACCGTCCGCGCCCGGGTCCGGGTTCGGGCGAGACGGCGGATTTCGGCGAAGTTGGCCTCGGTTTCGGAGAGGCCGACCAGGGTTTTGCCGGGGGCGGCGCCCAGGGTGCGGGCGTCGTTGGTGCCGGCCAGCACCACGATCCAGTCGGGGCGGTAGGCGGCGGCTTCGAGGAAACGTGCCAGGATCTGGGCGGTCGTCTCCCCGCAGACGCCGGCGTTGATCAAGCGCAGGGGCTCGCGGGGCCGGCGGAGCGTCCAGAGTTCGCGCAGAATTTCGAACCAGGACCCGTCGTCGTCGGTGATGCTGTCGCCCAGGCCGACCACGGTGGAACCGGCGCGGAAGGGAAGCGCGTCCGCGGCACGGGTCACGGCTTCTTCTTCCAGGAGTTCGGCGGCGGCGGCCGCCGCCGCGCCGAAAAATCCTTCCCGAATCTTTTCGTACTCTTCCGGCCCCAAACCGAGGGCGGACGCGGACGCGGCCGGTGACAGGCCCGGCACCGTCTTTTCCGGGTGCTGAAACCGGACCAGGTAAGCCAGCCGCTCCCGCGCCAGGCCGGGCGGCGGCCCCGGGCGGCGCAGTTCCCGGCCCCGGCGGCGGTCCCCTTCCCGCGTTTCGTACCCGTGAACGTATCCTTTCCCGGCCTGCCGCTGCATCGGATCGTTACCATACCCCCTCGCCTGCCCTCCCGCAAAGTTTTCCTCGGTCCCGGAGAAGAGAGGGTTCGGGGTTCAGGGCGAAGGGTTCAGGGCGAAGGGTTCAGGGTTCAGGGTTCGGGGTTCAGGGGGGGGAATTCTCTCTCAATCAGAGTTAATCAGAGTAATCAGGTGCAGAAATCTTCAGGGGGCAACGCGGGGGGCTACTGAATACTGAATTCTGTATTCTGAATCCTTTCCCTTTCAGAGTTAATCAGAGTAATCAGGTGCAGAAAAGGTTCGGGGTTCGGGACCGGAGAATTGTATGTCATGGCGAGGAGTCCCGCGTCTCGCGGGACGACGAAGCAATCTCCGGAGAGATGCTCTCTGCCCCATGCTCTATGCTTCTTTTCATGCCTACATGTGAGAACAAGGGTTCGGAGAGTGGTATAGGACTGTATGGACGATAGCGGCGGACGCGTGTTATCGTTATATTGATATGGGGAAGTACAAGAAGCTGTATCAACATATCCTGATGCGGCAATCCGATGCGAATGTGCCGTTCGACGAGTTGTGTGCTTTGCTCAAACACCTCGATTTTAGCGAGCGGATCAAAGGCGATCATCATATCTTCACCATGGATGGAGTAGAGGAAATACTCAACCTGCAACCCAAAAGAGACAAAGCTAAGCCATACCAAGTCAAGCAGATCCGCAATACGATCCTGAAATACAAGCTGAGATTGGAGGACTGATTATGGGATCGAGATACGAAATCATCATCTTCTGGAGCGATGAAGATGATGCCTTCGTCGCTGAAGTACCGGAACTTCCCGGCTGTATGGCCGACGGGAGGACCTATCAAGAAGCACTTTCCAATGCGGAACGGACCGTTCAAGAGTGGATAGAAACGGCCAAGGAACTCGGGCGGACCGTGCCCGAACCGAAAGGGCGCTTGGCCTACTCCTGAGCAACATCGTGGCGTGACGGGGAGGGGATCGAACCACAGAGGGGGAATCCGCCATATAGGCATGTAGGCCATGTCGGGGAAAGGGAGGTTTTGCGCTTTGCGCTAAGCGCTCTGCTTTCTCGACCATGAAGGGGAGGGAACTGAACCACAGAGGTCACCGAGGACACAGAGAATTTTTAGAGGGGACGAATCAGAGGGTTCAGGGTTCAGGGTTCGGGGTTCAGGGCCCTCCGCCTAGGCCCCTCAATGAATCCACAGATTACACAGATGGGGAGGGAGCAGAGGGCACGGAATATTTGAGGTCCCGCGTCTCGCGGGACGACGAAGCAATCTCGGGAGCAGTTCAATGGTCACGCCATGCTCTTTGCTTTTCTCTACCATGAAGAACATGAAGAAGGGAGGGAATTAAACACAGAGGTCACCGAGGACACAGAGAATTTTAAAGAGATGCCGGCGGCCTGAAAATGCCGCCCGGCAGACAGTGGGAATACCCTACTATTTTTCAATCTGTGAAATTTTAGTCCCCCAATCTGTGAAACCTGCCTGCCGGCAGGCAGGTCTGTGGACTCTTCCCTAATCTGCGTAATCGTAGTTCGACCATGAAGGACATGAAGGGGAGGGAACTGAACCACAGAGGTCACCGAGGGCACAGAGAATTTTAAAGAGATGCCGGCGGCCTGAAAATGCCGCCCGGCGGACAGTGGGAATACCCTACTATTTTTCAATCTGTGAAATTTTAGTTCCCTTATCTGTGTCACCTGCCTGCCGGCAGGCAGGCCTGCCTGCCGGCAGGCAGGTCTGTGGACCTCTCCAGAGGGCGTGGTGGTGGGCCTGAACCCCGAACCCCCCAGGGTCCGTGGCGGTGTTTTTTTACGCCATGCTCTATGCTCCATGCTCTCTGCTTCTCTTCCCTGAACCCCCCAGGGTCCGTGGCGGGGGCCTGTAGAGTGGTCCGGCGGTGGGCTTTCCCTTCCTGAACCCTCTTTCCCCTCCCCTATAGACTCAGACCAGGCGAAACCCGTCCAACCGGTCGCGCCGGGCCGGCCAGTCCGGCTGCAGGCGCTCCAGGAGCGCGTAAAACCCGGGGCCGTGGTGAAGGTGTACGAGGTGGCAAGCCTCGTGCGCGATCACGTACTCGAAGCAAAACGGCGGTAGTTGGATCAGCCGCAGGTTGACGGCGATCCGGCCGTCGACGGTGCAGCTCCCCCAGCGCCGGCGCATGTTCCGAATCCTCAACTCCGGCCGGCCCGCGGGGTCGAGACCCAACCGGCGCGTCATCTCCGCCAGCACGGGGGGGAAAAGTTCCCGGGCCCGGACCCGTTGCCAGGCTTCGAGCCGGGCCCCAGCGCCGGCCGGGCCGCCCGGGGAAACCTTCAACCGGGACCCGAACGGCCCCGCTTCCGGGCCCTCCCCCGCCGCCAGGCGGTAGCGGCGCCCCAGGTAGAAAACCTCGTCGCCGAACCCGGCTCCGGACGGGTCCGGGACCGGGGTCCGGGCTTCCTGTTCCGCCAGTTTGCGCGCGATCCAGGGACCCCGTTCCCTGACGACGGCGGCGGCCCAGCGGAAGGAGGCCCGGCGGGGCACGAAAACCTTCACCGCCCCTTCGGGCATGATTTCGATCCGAAGGTTCCTCCCCGAACTGCGCCGGACCAGGTAGGGTATCCGGCGCCCGTCGTGTACCAGCGTCCCTTCTTCTCGAACCTTCACCGATCCAGCCTCAAGGCACCGGCGTCGCCTTTTCCCGGCGTACTCCTTCCAGCAGCCCCGAATCGATCAAGGTTTGGGCGATGTTCCCGGCCAGGAGTTCCGCCCCCCGCGTGGTGAAGTGGCCGAAGTCTCCGGCAAAAAGATCGTTGAAGACGGAACCGACCCCTTCCTCCTCCACCGCTTCCTTGAAACCGGCTTCGTTATCGACGAAGATCACTTCCTCCCCGTAGGCGCCCAACAAATTTTGCAGGTGCCGCAGGGGACGCACCGGGTATTGGACGCAGACCATCTCGATCCCTCGCTCCCGCACCGTCTCGATAATCTTGCGGTAGTTGCGCGCGGTTTGAGGATGGGCAAGCCCGTTTAACAAAAACGCCGCCTTCCGGCGCCACTGTTTGGCTTGCTCGTACTTTTCTTGAGCTTCGAGACAAACGACGAAGGTTGCCATTACCCTCTCGTTTTCCGGACGATACCGGAGGACTTTTCGGCACAGGGCTTCCAACTTCGCCCAACCGGATTCGGAATCGTTGACATAGAGCTTGGTTAATTCGTTGAAAGCCAAACCGGGAGGACGGTCGGGAGTTTCCAGGTTGATTTTCAGCGCCTTTACAAGACACCGTTCGCTCCGGACCAAGTCGTCTTCTTCATAAAAAATCGCCGCCAGCGTCTCCAGAGCCACGGTCGCCCGAGGATCGAGTTCGAGCGCCTTCCGGCAGGCGGCCCGGGATCGTTCGAAATCGCGCAAGTAATGGTAGGCAAGCCCCACTTGAGCTTGTATCCCCCCCGACTCGATACCGAGATCCTCGGTCAACTCCCCCAATTCGATCGCCCGAGACCATGCGCCATATTGGATGCAACTTTTTATCCGTTGTTCGATCACCTTTTCGAGCCATGGGCGGCGTTCCGGAGCCAGGGCGATCGCCCGGTCCGCCGCTTCCCGGGCCCGGTCCAATCGGCCCAGGTCCATATAGGCAATTGCCAATTCCGCCGGGGGCGATGACGCGTTGGGGTTCAATTCCTCGGCCCGGGCGAACTCTTCCGCGGCCCCTTCGTAATCTTCGCAAAACGACAACAACCGGGCATGACTGAGGACGATTTCGGTATCGCGCGGGAACTCATCGAGCAACCCTTCCAACAGCAACCGGGCTTCCTCCACCTTTCCCTGTTCCCGCAGAGCCTGTACCAACAACATCCGGGCTCCGCGGTGGCCGGGCTCGCCCTGAAGGAGGCGTCGGCAGATAAACTCGACTTCGGCGAAATGATCTTCGTCCCAATACTCGCGGGCTTTCTTCATGGTTATGTCTTCTTCCTCGACCGTAACCGGACTTTCCGCGGCTTCGAGGTTTTGAGCATAGATCGTTTCCATGTCCAGCGGTTCGCCGGAGACGAGCGGGCGGGCGTGATCGATTATCGCGGCCGCTAACTTATAGACTTTGCTTTGGGCATACCACGGTCCCCGTCCATCGAGTTCCGGGCAGGGAACCATCGCCTTCTGATCCCTGACCCGCCCGCGATAATCGTTGATCCCCACCATGGCGATGACCATGTCCGGACGGTATTCCTCGATGTTGCCGGCCAGGTCCTTGAGTATGGCGGTGGAGTTGGTCGCCGGGATTCCCTTATTGACCACGGCGAAACACTCGCGGCCGGCCCACCGGTTGAGCAGTTCTTCCAGTTTCCGGGGATAGTCGCCGATCACGGTGGTGGATTCGCCCAGGCAGAGAATGACGTATTTCTCCTTCCCTTCCCTTCCCTTCCCTGCCAGGGAACGCCGGTTTTCCCGCTCCTGCAAGGCGCTGAAGATCGCGCCCGCACCCCGCAGACCCGCTTCCAGCAGGAGCGCGCCCAGGAAGAGCCCGAAGAAGATCAGTCCCAGCCTCTGCCAGAATTTCTTCACCGGCGCCGCGGACCGCTCACGAGGTCAAGAGCACGATCACGATCCCCCAGATAATGAGGAGGGTGTTGCTGATGGCGTAGGGGACCGTGTAGCCCAGGGCCGGGACCTGGCTCTTGGCCGCTTCCGTGATCGCGCCCAGGGCGGCGGTGGTGACCCGGGCCCCGGCGTTCACTCCCAGGTTGATGGCCGGATCGAACTTGAAGACCCAGCGGCCGAGGAGGACGCCGGCGATCATGGGCACCGTGGTGGCGACGAGACCGGCGATGAAGAGACTCAAGCCCAACTCCCGGAACCCCTCCACGAAGCTCGGCCCCGAGTCGATCCCGACCGCGGCGATAAACATGGTCAGGCCCACCGAGTTCATGATCCACAGCGCCGGCGCGGGGATGCGGCCGAAGGTGGGGTGGACCGAGCGCAGCCAGCCGAAGATCAAGCCGGAGATCAAGGCGCCCCCGCTGGTGGAGAGGGAGATGGAGACCCCCCCGATCCTGACCGCCAGGGCCCCGACCAGACCTCCGAGCAGGATGCCGAAACCGACGAAGACCATGTCGGTCATGGTCGTCTCCCGGTCGGGATACCCGAGTTTGGCCGCGACCCGTTCCACGTCGCGCACCGCCCCCACCAGGCGCAAGCGGTCGCCCCGGTCGAGCTTGAGCCCGGACGCCAGAGGCAGGTCCTGGCCGGCCCGGACCACCCGCCGCAAGAAGATGCCGTGAAAGGCCTGGCGGACAAAGTCGGAATCGGCCAGGTCGCCCAGGGTCTTTCCCACCGCCTGCTTGTTGGTGAGAACCACGTCGATCGACTCCACCGGGACGTCGAGGAGTTCGCGGTCCTCGACCTCGGGACCGAAGGTCTTCTCCCCCAGTTCCACCAGGACCCGGTGCTGTCCCCCGACCGCCACGACGTCGCCCGTCTGCAGCACCGTCTTCTCGTCGACGTCCAGGAGTTTTCCTTCCCGGTGGACCCGTTCGACGTCGACGCGGGCGGGAGCGAAGCACTTTTCGGCCTCGGCCACGGTTTTCCCCGCCATCTCCTTGTTCTCGACGCGGTAGCTGCGGGCGGTGAAGTGCCGGTAGGCGGTAAGCCCGCTCATCTCGGCGCCGCCGGACATTTTCGACTCGTACTTGCGGCAGGCGTCGGGGAGGTTGACTCCCAGCAGCCGCGGGCCCAGGGAGGAGAGGATCCAGGCGGTCCCCGCCGTGCCGAAGATATAGGTGACGGCGTAAGCCACCGGGATATGCCCGACCAGGTTTTTGGCCTGGGCGGCGGGCAGCCCCAAGTTGTTGATGGTGTCGGTCCCCACCCCGATCACGGCGGAGATGGTCTGGGAACCGGAGAAAAGCCCGGCGGCGGTCCCGGCGTCGAAACCGGCCACGCGGGCGCAGATCCAGGTCACGACCAGGCAGATCACGCAGATCGTCACCGCGAAGATCACCTGGGGCAAGCCGTCGCTCTTCAGCCCCCGGAAGAACTGGGGCCCGACGCTGTAGCCGACGGCGAAGAGGAAGAGGAGGAAGAAAACCGCTTTGAGGTCGGACGATATCGTAATCCCCAACTGCCCGATCAGGACCCCCATCAGCAGCGTCCCGGTCACGGCGCCCAAGCTGAAATTTCCGATCTTGATGTTTCCGATCCAGTACCCCAGTCCCAGGGTCAGAAACACCGCCAGCTCCGGGTAATGCCGCAGCGTGTCCACCAGCCAGTGCATACGCTCCTCCTTGGTACGGCCGCAGGTCGGAAATATTATATCCCCTCTTC
This portion of the bacterium genome encodes:
- a CDS encoding GDSL-type esterase/lipase family protein, which encodes MQRQAGKGYVHGYETREGDRRRGRELRRPGPPPGLARERLAYLVRFQHPEKTVPGLSPAASASALGLGPEEYEKIREGFFGAAAAAAAELLEEEAVTRAADALPFRAGSTVVGLGDSITDDDGSWFEILRELWTLRRPREPLRLINAGVCGETTAQILARFLEAAAYRPDWIVVLAGTNDARTLGAAPGKTLVGLSETEANFAEIRRLARTRTRARTVWLTPPPVIEDLPGVHWALGPLEIHWRNRDVAAVADLVRRLPETVVDVRPGFGDPPDPGLFQDDGVHPSPEGQKVIVRALVEGLAAAGGGEER
- a CDS encoding type II toxin-antitoxin system HicA family toxin; amino-acid sequence: MGKYKKLYQHILMRQSDANVPFDELCALLKHLDFSERIKGDHHIFTMDGVEEILNLQPKRDKAKPYQVKQIRNTILKYKLRLED
- a CDS encoding type II toxin-antitoxin system HicB family antitoxin, with amino-acid sequence MGSRYEIIIFWSDEDDAFVAEVPELPGCMADGRTYQEALSNAERTVQEWIETAKELGRTVPEPKGRLAYS
- a CDS encoding SprT family zinc-dependent metalloprotease encodes the protein MKVREEGTLVHDGRRIPYLVRRSSGRNLRIEIMPEGAVKVFVPRRASFRWAAAVVRERGPWIARKLAEQEARTPVPDPSGAGFGDEVFYLGRRYRLAAGEGPEAGPFGSRLKVSPGGPAGAGARLEAWQRVRARELFPPVLAEMTRRLGLDPAGRPELRIRNMRRRWGSCTVDGRIAVNLRLIQLPPFCFEYVIAHEACHLVHLHHGPGFYALLERLQPDWPARRDRLDGFRLV
- a CDS encoding tetratricopeptide repeat protein, whose protein sequence is MKKFWQRLGLIFFGLFLGALLLEAGLRGAGAIFSALQERENRRSLAGKGREGKEKYVILCLGESTTVIGDYPRKLEELLNRWAGRECFAVVNKGIPATNSTAILKDLAGNIEEYRPDMVIAMVGINDYRGRVRDQKAMVPCPELDGRGPWYAQSKVYKLAAAIIDHARPLVSGEPLDMETIYAQNLEAAESPVTVEEEDITMKKAREYWDEDHFAEVEFICRRLLQGEPGHRGARMLLVQALREQGKVEEARLLLEGLLDEFPRDTEIVLSHARLLSFCEDYEGAAEEFARAEELNPNASSPPAELAIAYMDLGRLDRAREAADRAIALAPERRPWLEKVIEQRIKSCIQYGAWSRAIELGELTEDLGIESGGIQAQVGLAYHYLRDFERSRAACRKALELDPRATVALETLAAIFYEEDDLVRSERCLVKALKINLETPDRPPGLAFNELTKLYVNDSESGWAKLEALCRKVLRYRPENERVMATFVVCLEAQEKYEQAKQWRRKAAFLLNGLAHPQTARNYRKIIETVRERGIEMVCVQYPVRPLRHLQNLLGAYGEEVIFVDNEAGFKEAVEEEGVGSVFNDLFAGDFGHFTTRGAELLAGNIAQTLIDSGLLEGVRREKATPVP
- the aspT gene encoding aspartate-alanine antiporter, translating into MHWLVDTLRHYPELAVFLTLGLGYWIGNIKIGNFSLGAVTGTLLMGVLIGQLGITISSDLKAVFFLLFLFAVGYSVGPQFFRGLKSDGLPQVIFAVTICVICLVVTWICARVAGFDAGTAAGLFSGSQTISAVIGVGTDTINNLGLPAAQAKNLVGHIPVAYAVTYIFGTAGTAWILSSLGPRLLGVNLPDACRKYESKMSGGAEMSGLTAYRHFTARSYRVENKEMAGKTVAEAEKCFAPARVDVERVHREGKLLDVDEKTVLQTGDVVAVGGQHRVLVELGEKTFGPEVEDRELLDVPVESIDVVLTNKQAVGKTLGDLADSDFVRQAFHGIFLRRVVRAGQDLPLASGLKLDRGDRLRLVGAVRDVERVAAKLGYPDRETTMTDMVFVGFGILLGGLVGALAVRIGGVSISLSTSGGALISGLIFGWLRSVHPTFGRIPAPALWIMNSVGLTMFIAAVGIDSGPSFVEGFRELGLSLFIAGLVATTVPMIAGVLLGRWVFKFDPAINLGVNAGARVTTAALGAITEAAKSQVPALGYTVPYAISNTLLIIWGIVIVLLTS